The window TTCCCCACTTAAGAATACCTTGTTGTTTAGCTTCATCCAAGCTTACCCTTTTAATTTCTATCATCTCGCTCATAATAACCCCTCATTCACTAATTTATAGTATAGCACTATTTTCTTCTTCTTTAACCCTGTGCTTCTTCGTGATATATTATATACCAACTTATAAAGGAGTTAATTATGACCCAAATATATAAAGAAGTGTCCCGAACCTTTAATGAGTACCTACTTGTCCCCAACTTAACGACTAAAGATTGTACGCCTGACAAGACAATACTTGCTACACCTTTAGTACGGTACGAAAAAGGAACAGAGCCCGCAATTAAATTAAACATACCTTTTGTTTCCGCCATCATGCAGTCTGTTTCTAATGATTCTTTAGCCATAGCCTTATCCCGATGCGGTGGAGTATCCTTTATTTTTCAATCTCAACCTATTGATTCACAAGTTAAAATGGTGAGAAAAGTTAAAAAATATAAAGCTGGATTTGTAACTAGCACAACAAACCTAAATCCAAACAATACATTGTCTGATGTCTTAGAATTAAAAAAGAAAACAGGACACTCAACAATGCCTGTCACCGAAGACGGTTCTCCAACAGGCAAACTTATGGGCATTATAACAAGCAAGGACTATCGAATCAGCAGAAATTCTCTTGACATAAAAGCATCTGAATTCATGACTCCTATCAATAAATTAGTAATAGGAACAAAAGGTATAAGCCTGAATGTAGCTAATGATTTATTATGGGAACACAAAATCAACTGCCTTCCTATTGTTAATAGCAAAGGCCATTTAACAAACCTTGTTTTCAGAAAAGACTACGACGAACACAAAGAACATCCCAACGAATTACTTGATCACGAAAAAAGACTCGTTGTTGGTGCTGGCATTAACACTAGAGACTATAAAGAAAGAGTTCCAGCTTTACTAGAAGCTGGTGCTGATATTATGTGCATTGATTCCTCCGATGGTTA is drawn from Candidatus Margulisiibacteriota bacterium and contains these coding sequences:
- a CDS encoding IMP dehydrogenase, whose protein sequence is MTQIYKEVSRTFNEYLLVPNLTTKDCTPDKTILATPLVRYEKGTEPAIKLNIPFVSAIMQSVSNDSLAIALSRCGGVSFIFQSQPIDSQVKMVRKVKKYKAGFVTSTTNLNPNNTLSDVLELKKKTGHSTMPVTEDGSPTGKLMGIITSKDYRISRNSLDIKASEFMTPINKLVIGTKGISLNVANDLLWEHKINCLPIVNSKGHLTNLVFRKDYDEHKEHPNELLDHEKRLVVGAGINTRDYKERVPALLEAGADIMCIDSSDGYSEWQKETLEYIKSTYGDAAKVGAGNVVDKEGFLYLVKAGADFVKVGIGGGSICITREQKGIGRGQATAIIEVAKARDEYFEETGIYVPICSDGGIVHDYHTILALA